ACAGCTATTTGATCCCCCGTGACGAACGGTCAACGAGCCTATCGTAATCCTCGTCATGGACAAACTCACCGATCTCCTCTTCGCGTCCGCCCTCGGTCTGGTCGTTCTCGCCCCCGTCGTAGACCGGATCAGCGCCGTCCACGTCGTGCTCGGGTACCTCTTCCTGGCGGTCATCGCGTTCAACCAGTACGACTTTCGCGTCCACGACGGGATCTCGCCGCTCTTCTCGCTGCAGGTCGGCCTGACCTTCGCGCTCGGCACCGTCCTCATCGTCCTGGTGGTCGGCGGCCTCGGGTTTCGCGTCCTCGAACTGGTGGCCGTCTTCGTCCTCCTGCTCGCGTTCGTCCTCGCGCGCGACGACCTTCGGGGCTACCTCCCGACGGCGGGGCCGTACGTCGCGGCGTTCGCCGTCCTGTTTGGGATCTTCCTCTCGCACGCCGCGGCGTACCCCGCGGGCTCGGGGCTGGGGCTGTTTCCCGTCTTCGCCGGGGTCGTGCTGTCGTTCAACTGCTTCGTCCTCCCTCGATACGTCTCCGTGGACGCCGTCTACTGGTCGACGGCCGCGATCGGGACCGCCGTCGTCGTCCTCGCCCTGCCGACGCTCGTCGTCGGCGACTACGGCTTCTGGCTGTTCGAGGTCCGCACCTGGGGCGGGAGCACGACGATCCCGGTTCTCGAACGGGAGGTCCCGATCGTGCGCTCGATCTTCGCGAACCCCAACACGCTCGGACTGCTGTTGTTCCCCGGCACGGTCGCCGCCTACGTCGCGACACACCGGACGCTCCGCTCGCGACCCCTTCTGACGATCCTGCCGGCGAGCGCGCTCCCGGTACTGGCGTTCGGCCTCTTCCTCTCGAACAGCCGCGCGAGCATGCTCGCGACCGCGGTCGCGATCGGCGTCTACACCCTCTCGGCGACCGACAGGCGGCTCCTGCCGGTGGCGCTGATCGCCATCGCCGTCGCCGTGCCGGCCTTCCTCGTGGCGATCTACTACTCGGTCATCCCGATCGACCCCGCCCAGCGCTTCACGCTGTGGCGGGCGGGCATCGAGGCGACCTACCACGACTCGGGCCTGTTCGGCCAGGGGATCGTCGGGACGCGGGAGGCGATCGCGCCGTATCTCGACGGCGGTGGCTCCGTCCACAACTCGTACCTCTCGATCTTCATCCGTGCCGGCATACTGGGCGGACTCGCGTACTGTCTGGTCGTCCTCGGCCCGCTCGTCCAGGGGATCGTCCGGTACGACCGGGTGGACGTCGGGATGCTCTCGCTCGCGGTCGGCTTCGCCGTCCACCAGCTGTTCGAAGCGTACACCGTCTACCAGTTCGGCCCGGGCGCGGTCCTCGGGGCGCTCGCGGTCGGCTACACCGTCGCGAGCATCGCCGGCGATCCAGCAACGGCCTCGAGCGGGGCCGACAGCGCCACGGCTCCCGGCGCCGATTCGCCCGTTTCGACCGACTCCTTCGGCTACGGAACGGAGGTACAGTACCGGGCCGAACGCCCCGACGAGCGGCCGTAGTCTGATCCGGCGCCCCAGCGTATCGGAGTGCTAGAGCCGATCGTCGACGTACGTCGTCGTGTGGCCGTTCGAGCGAAAGACCTCGTCCTCGAGCATTCGGCGGTGGAACGGGATCGTCGTCGGAACACCCTCGATTTCGGCCTCGCGGAGGACGCGTTTCCCCCGTCGAACGGCCTCCGAACGATCCGAACCGGTGACGACGAACTTCGCGATCATCGAGTCGTAGTACGGGCTGATGGCGTCGCCCTGATCCACGCCGTCGTCGACGCGGACGCCAAACCCGCGGGGCGGGCGGTACGTCTCCAAGGTGCCCGGCATCGGCGCGAACGATTCATCGGGGTTCTCGGCGTTGATGCGGAACTCGATGGCGACTCCACGGGAGTCGATGTCGTCCTGCGTGTAGGGCAGTTCCTCGCCGGCGGCGACCCGTAGCTGGCAGCCGACGAGGTCGATCCCCGTGACGGCTTCGGTGATGGTGTGTTCGACCTGGATCCGGGCGTTGACCTCGAGGAAGTAGAAATCGCCGTCCTGATAGAGGAACTCGACGGTCCCGGCGTTGACGTAGTCGTTCTCGGCGATGCCGCGGCGGGCGGCCTCACAGATCGCCGTTCGCTCCTCGTCGCTCAGTCCGGGCGCGGGCGTCTCCTCCATGAGCTTCTGCTGGCGGCGCTGGAGGGTGCAGTCGCGCTCGCCGAGGTGGATCGCGTTGCCGTGGGTGTCGGCGAGCACCTGCACCTCGATGTGGCGCGCGTCGTCGAGATACCGCTCGACGTAGACGTTCGGGTTGTCGAAGTACTCCCTGCCCTCGCGACGGGCCTCCTCGAAGGCCGCGTCGATCTCGCCTTCCGTGCGAACGACCTTCAGTCCCCGCCCGCCGCCCCCGCCCTCGGCCTTGATCGCGACCGGATAGCCGTGTTCCTCGCCGAACGCTCTCACCTCCTCGGCGTCGGCGACGGGGTCGGTCGTCCCGGGAACGATCGGGACGTCCGCCCGCGCCATGAGCGTGCGCGCACGAGTCTTCTCGCCGAAGTCGGCCATCACGTCGCTGGGCGGGCCGACCCAGGCGAACTCACTGTCCTCGACGGCGGCGGCGAAGGCGGCGTTCTCGGCGAGAAAGCCGTAGCCGGGGTGGATCGCGTCGACGCCCGCCTCCCGGGCGGCCCCGATGATCGCCTCCCGATCGAGGTAGCTCTCGCGGGCGACCGAAGCGCCGATATGTCGGGCTTCGGCCGCGAGCCGGACGTGTTTCGCCGTCTCGTCCGTGTCGCTGTAGACGGCGACCGGCGTCACGCCCGCGTCGTAACACGCCTGAATCACCCGCACGGCGATCTCTCCCCGGTTCGCGATCAGCACCCGGTCGAACATACCGTCCCTACACCGACCGGCGGTATAAGCACGCAGTTGTGGGTCCCGGATCGCCGAACCCATCGAGAGGACCCTCCCCTCGAATCGAGCGACGACATGCCGAAAAACCGGGGCTTCGAGCAGAGTATATACCCACGCCGCCGAAACCGCCTCGGTGTATGCCAGCAACAACCATTGGGCGGACGGAACTCACCGACGTCCGCTACGAACACGGCGGCGACGACCACGTGTTCGTCGAGTTGGCCGAGGAGATGAGTTTCGACGCAAACTTCAGGGCGATGGCGATCACCCAACAGATTCGCGAGCGCGACCTCGACGGCGTCAACGAGATCTGTCCCGCGAACGCCTCGTATCTGATCCAGTTCGATCCCGAACGGCTCCATCCCGACGCGCTGATCGAGGAGTTGCGGGAACTCGAGGAGTCGGTCGAACTGACGGAGTACCGCTGGGACACCCGCGTGATCGAGATCCCCGTCCTCTACGGAGATCCGTGGACCGAGGAGGCGCTGATGGAATTCCGCGAGCGCCATCAGGACCCCGATTCGACCGACCTCGAGTACTCCGCGCGGATCAACGGCTACGAGAGCGTCGAGGCGTTCGTCGACGCCCACTCGGGCCAGCCACACATGGTGACGATGATGGGCTTCGTCCCGGGGCTTCCGTTCGCCTTCCAGATGGTGCCCCGCGACCGACAGATCGAGGTACCGAAATACGTCGCCCCACGGACCCACACCCCGAGCCGGGCGATCGGCTTCGGGGGGGCCTTTACCGCGATCTATCCCGTCCCCGGGGCCGGCGGTTACCAGCTGTTCGGGCGCACCCCCGTCGAAGTGCTCGACGTCGAGCAGGATCTCCCGGGCTTCGAGGACTCACTGGTTTTCCTGAACCCCGGTGACATCATCAAATTCCGGCAAATAGATCGCGAGGAGTACGACGCGATCCGCGAGCGCGTCGAGGGGGGAACCTACGAGTACAGGTATAGAAAAACCGAGTTCGTCCCCGGCGAGTTCTTCGAGCGACCCTACGAGTACAACCGCGAACTCGTGGAGGCCCTCGAATGAGCATCGAGATCCGCGATGCTGGCCTCTCGACCACGGTCCAGGACACCGGTCGGTTCGGCCAGTACCACATCGGCATGCCACCCTCCGGCGCGATGGACGGGTTCGCACACGACGTGGCGAACGCCCTCGTCGGCAACTCCGAAAAAGCGGCGACCCTCGAATGCACCTATCAGGGCCCGACGGTCGAGTTCCGGGACGAGCGGGTGATCGCGGTCACCGGCCCGGACATGTCCCCGGAGCTCAATGGAGAGCCGATCCCCCTGTGGGAGGCGGTCGCCGTCGAGGCGGGCGACGAACTGGCCTTCGGGTACGCGACCGAGGGCACGCGATCCTACCTCGCCGTCTCGGGCGGGGTCGACGTCCCCGAGATCATGGGGAGTCGCTCGACGTACACCTTGATCGGGCTGGGCGGCCACGAGGGCCGGGCGCTCGAAGCGGGCGACAGCCTCGCGCTCGGGGAATCGGAGGATCGAAGCGACCGGACCGGGAGCGCCGTCGAGGAGAGTCATCGACCGAGGTACGACGAGGACGACCCGATCCGGATCGTGATGGGGCTGTGTGACTATCGGCTCACCGAGGACTGTAAGCGGGCGTTTCTCGACGCCGAGTGGACGGTGAGTTCGGAGGCCGACCGCGTCGGCTACCGGCTCACCGACGGGATCGACATCGAGTTCGTCGAGCGCGAACAGCCCTTCGGCGCGGGACCGGACCCCTCGAACGTCGTGGATCTGGGCTACCCCGTCGGCTCGATCCAGGTCCCCGACGAGCCGATCGTGGTCATGCGCGATGCGGTGACAGGCGGGGGTTACGCGACGGTCGCCACCGTCATCAGCCCCGACCGGGACCGCCTCGCCCAACGCCCGACCCACGGCACCGTCTCGTTCGAGTCCGTGACCCTCGAAGAGGCACTGGCGGCGAGGGAGGAGCGAAGCGAACGGTTGAAAACGATCCGAGGGACGCTGGAGTAGGCTATTCAGGCGATCTCCGAGAGCGACACGAGTTCGATGTCGTGGGTCGCGATCCGCTCGTGGATCGCCTCGAGGATCTCGACCGAGTTGGGCGTATCGCCGTGGATGCAGATGCTTTCGGCGGGCACGTCGATGACCTCGCCGTCTGCGGCCTCGACCTCGCCGTCGAGGGCGATGCTCACGAAGCGATCCGCGACGAGGTCGGGGTCGAGCGACTCCTTCTTGCGTTCGACGATGAGGCTGCGGTCCGCGCGATAGGTGAGGTCGACGTAGCCCTCGAAGACCGCCCGCAGGGAGTCGTACTCCTTCGTGACCTCGAAGATGTTCGTGTCCGTCGCCAGATAGACGATCTCGGGGTCGACCTCGAGGATCCCCTCCATGACGGCTCTGGCGTGCTCGGGGCTTTCGGAGAGCATCGAGTACATCGCGCCGTGGGGTTTGACGTGCTGGATGCTCGCGCCGTTGGCCCGCGCGAACGCGTCGAGCGCGCCCAACTGGTAGACGACGTACTCGGCCATCTCCTCGGGCGTGATATCCATTTTCCGCCGGCCGAAGCCCATCCTGTCGGGGAGCCCCGGATGAATGCCGACCCCCACGTCGTGCTCGTCCGCGAGGGCGACGGTCCGCCCCATCACGTGCGGATCGCCGGCGTGGTAGCCGCCCGCGACGTTCGCCGAGGTGATGTAGGGCATCACCTCCTCGTCGCGTCCCATCTCCCAGTTCCCGAAGCTCTCGCCCATGTCACAGTTGATATCGATCCGCACCATGCGGGAGGTTGACGATCGGATGCACTATAGCTTTCGTCCCGCAGCGAAAAACGACGGATAGTGGCCGTACCTGCCGTTTGTCATACGATACGCTTAATCGAGCAGCCGTCGATCGTGAAGGGAGAGAAGCGATGACACAGGAATTCGATCTCGTCGAAGCGACGGTGAGCGACGTCCACGACGCCTATGAGGCCGGGACGCTCACGTGTCGCGAACTCGTCGACAGGTATCTCGAGAGGATCGAGGCCTACGACCGGAACGGCCCGGAACTCAACGCGATCATTACGGTGAACCCACACGCGATCGAACGGGCCGAGGAACTCGACGCCGCCTTCGAGTCGGAGGGGCTCGTCGGCCCGCTTCACGGGATCCCGGTCGCGATCAAGGATCAGGTCGAGACGGCCGAGGTGCGGACGACGTTCGGCTCCGAGGCGTTTGCGGACTATCAACCGAGTACCGACGCGACGCTGGTCGGGAAGCTACGGGAAGCGGGGGCGGTCGTCCTCGTGAAGACTAACCTCCCGGACTGGGCGACCTCGTGGTTCGGCTACTCGTCGGTGCTGGGCCGGACCAAAAACCCCTACGCGCTGGACCGCGATCCCGGCGGATCGAGCAGCGGGACCGGCGCTGCCGTCGCCGCCAACCTCGCGACGATCGGCATCGGCGAGGATACGGGTGGATCGATCCGCCTTCCCGCAGCGTACACTAACCTCTTCGGGATCCGCGTCACTCCCGGCCTGTTGAGTCGAACAGGGATGTCGCCGCTCGTCGTCTCCCAGGACACGCCCGGGCCGATGACGCGGACGGTCGCTGATCTCGCGACGATGCTCGACGTCGCCGTCGGCTACGACCCGGCCGACGAGTACACCGCCGTCACCGAGTTCGTCGAGGGCGTCTCCTACGCCGACGCGCTCGATCCGGATTCCTTAGAGGGCGCGCGGATCGGCGTCCTACGAGGCGCGTTCGGCGATTCCGACGACCCCGACAGCGGCCCCGTCACTCGACTCGTCGACGAGGCCATCGGAACGATGACGGCGGCGGGAGCCGAGGTCGTCGATCCCGTGGAGATCCCCTCCTTGGACGAACACGTAGAGCGGACGTCGTTGTACATCGCCCAGTCGAAACGCGATCTCAACGACTTCTTCGCCGCCCGCGAGGACGCCCCGATCGACTCGGTCGCACAACTGTACGAATCGGGCCAGTACCACGAGATCCTCGACCTCCTGATCGGGATCGCCGAGGAGGGGCCCGAAGACCCCGAGAGCGATCCCGAGTACTGGGAGCGGGTCGCCGCCCAGATAGCCTTCCAGCGCGCGGTGCTTACCGTCTATTCCGACCACGACCTCGACGTACTGCTGTGTCCCGACGTGCAGGTCGTCCCGCCGACGGCGGCCTCCATCGAGGCGGGGGAACTCGACACGCTGACGTTCCCGACGAACACCGTCATCGCCTCCCAGTCGGGCTGTTGTGCCGTCTCCATGCCGGCCGGCCTCACCGACGATGGACTGCCGGTGGGCGTCGAACTCATCGGCAAACCCTACGACGAGGCGACGCTGGTGGGGCTCGCATACGCCTA
The nucleotide sequence above comes from Halalkalicoccus sp. NIPERK01. Encoded proteins:
- a CDS encoding biotin-dependent carboxyltransferase family protein; this translates as MSIEIRDAGLSTTVQDTGRFGQYHIGMPPSGAMDGFAHDVANALVGNSEKAATLECTYQGPTVEFRDERVIAVTGPDMSPELNGEPIPLWEAVAVEAGDELAFGYATEGTRSYLAVSGGVDVPEIMGSRSTYTLIGLGGHEGRALEAGDSLALGESEDRSDRTGSAVEESHRPRYDEDDPIRIVMGLCDYRLTEDCKRAFLDAEWTVSSEADRVGYRLTDGIDIEFVEREQPFGAGPDPSNVVDLGYPVGSIQVPDEPIVVMRDAVTGGGYATVATVISPDRDRLAQRPTHGTVSFESVTLEEALAAREERSERLKTIRGTLE
- a CDS encoding amidase — translated: MTQEFDLVEATVSDVHDAYEAGTLTCRELVDRYLERIEAYDRNGPELNAIITVNPHAIERAEELDAAFESEGLVGPLHGIPVAIKDQVETAEVRTTFGSEAFADYQPSTDATLVGKLREAGAVVLVKTNLPDWATSWFGYSSVLGRTKNPYALDRDPGGSSSGTGAAVAANLATIGIGEDTGGSIRLPAAYTNLFGIRVTPGLLSRTGMSPLVVSQDTPGPMTRTVADLATMLDVAVGYDPADEYTAVTEFVEGVSYADALDPDSLEGARIGVLRGAFGDSDDPDSGPVTRLVDEAIGTMTAAGAEVVDPVEIPSLDEHVERTSLYIAQSKRDLNDFFAAREDAPIDSVAQLYESGQYHEILDLLIGIAEEGPEDPESDPEYWERVAAQIAFQRAVLTVYSDHDLDVLLCPDVQVVPPTAASIEAGELDTLTFPTNTVIASQSGCCAVSMPAGLTDDGLPVGVELIGKPYDEATLVGLAYAYEQKADPRRPPETAPALED
- a CDS encoding allophanate hydrolase subunit 1 is translated as MPATTIGRTELTDVRYEHGGDDHVFVELAEEMSFDANFRAMAITQQIRERDLDGVNEICPANASYLIQFDPERLHPDALIEELRELEESVELTEYRWDTRVIEIPVLYGDPWTEEALMEFRERHQDPDSTDLEYSARINGYESVEAFVDAHSGQPHMVTMMGFVPGLPFAFQMVPRDRQIEVPKYVAPRTHTPSRAIGFGGAFTAIYPVPGAGGYQLFGRTPVEVLDVEQDLPGFEDSLVFLNPGDIIKFRQIDREEYDAIRERVEGGTYEYRYRKTEFVPGEFFERPYEYNRELVEALE
- a CDS encoding O-antigen ligase gives rise to the protein MDKLTDLLFASALGLVVLAPVVDRISAVHVVLGYLFLAVIAFNQYDFRVHDGISPLFSLQVGLTFALGTVLIVLVVGGLGFRVLELVAVFVLLLAFVLARDDLRGYLPTAGPYVAAFAVLFGIFLSHAAAYPAGSGLGLFPVFAGVVLSFNCFVLPRYVSVDAVYWSTAAIGTAVVVLALPTLVVGDYGFWLFEVRTWGGSTTIPVLEREVPIVRSIFANPNTLGLLLFPGTVAAYVATHRTLRSRPLLTILPASALPVLAFGLFLSNSRASMLATAVAIGVYTLSATDRRLLPVALIAIAVAVPAFLVAIYYSVIPIDPAQRFTLWRAGIEATYHDSGLFGQGIVGTREAIAPYLDGGGSVHNSYLSIFIRAGILGGLAYCLVVLGPLVQGIVRYDRVDVGMLSLAVGFAVHQLFEAYTVYQFGPGAVLGALAVGYTVASIAGDPATASSGADSATAPGADSPVSTDSFGYGTEVQYRAERPDERP
- a CDS encoding LamB/YcsF family protein; translated protein: MVRIDINCDMGESFGNWEMGRDEEVMPYITSANVAGGYHAGDPHVMGRTVALADEHDVGVGIHPGLPDRMGFGRRKMDITPEEMAEYVVYQLGALDAFARANGASIQHVKPHGAMYSMLSESPEHARAVMEGILEVDPEIVYLATDTNIFEVTKEYDSLRAVFEGYVDLTYRADRSLIVERKKESLDPDLVADRFVSIALDGEVEAADGEVIDVPAESICIHGDTPNSVEILEAIHERIATHDIELVSLSEIA
- a CDS encoding acetyl/propionyl/methylcrotonyl-CoA carboxylase subunit alpha, coding for MFDRVLIANRGEIAVRVIQACYDAGVTPVAVYSDTDETAKHVRLAAEARHIGASVARESYLDREAIIGAAREAGVDAIHPGYGFLAENAAFAAAVEDSEFAWVGPPSDVMADFGEKTRARTLMARADVPIVPGTTDPVADAEEVRAFGEEHGYPVAIKAEGGGGGRGLKVVRTEGEIDAAFEEARREGREYFDNPNVYVERYLDDARHIEVQVLADTHGNAIHLGERDCTLQRRQQKLMEETPAPGLSDEERTAICEAARRGIAENDYVNAGTVEFLYQDGDFYFLEVNARIQVEHTITEAVTGIDLVGCQLRVAAGEELPYTQDDIDSRGVAIEFRINAENPDESFAPMPGTLETYRPPRGFGVRVDDGVDQGDAISPYYDSMIAKFVVTGSDRSEAVRRGKRVLREAEIEGVPTTIPFHRRMLEDEVFRSNGHTTTYVDDRL